The Plasmodium gaboni strain SY75 chromosome 9, whole genome shotgun sequence DNA segment attattagTTACATAAAGTATATAcgtataatttttttttttttttttggttttaattttttaagtatatattttgtcatatatatatatatatatatatattcatttttgtCATTACGcccttttttttttttttttgtttattgCTTAAAAGGGattaaacaaataaataaatatacatatatatttatatatttatatattcatatatttattcattttatacatttaaGTCACACACATAttccttttatttatgCAAATGGAAAATAACATAGAAACAGAAAAAGATGACACACATGAATATAATTGCCAAGCTTACTTCAAGAAATATTTTGGGTCAGTCATAAAAGAAGGAGAAGAtaatgaaattataaaaaaggtTACATTTTTGAAggataatattatgattaaaaaaaatgaattaaataaaaaaataaatgatgaaacacaaatttttaaagaaaaaatcAAACATCTAAAAATACATAGCGAAGAAATTGTAAATGAACTTTTTGATATGgacataataaataaaaagaaacaaaaaaaaaaaaaaaaaattatgaacaAGTCAGGTAAAaaagatgataaaaattattcatttgaaaaaataaataatatggaaGATGATGACAATGAAAAGAAAGAAGATAGATTAGAAAATGATTTTGTTTCTTCATCTTATActttaataaaaaaggatgagaataaaaatattgaagaaaatgatGTACATATgatgttatataaaaatatggatGACAAAATGAATGAGCAGAGATATTATTCAAGTGATGTTTGTAGTGATGATGAATTTtttgaagaaaaagaattatataatatgaagtttgagaatttattaaaaaaatgtattgATGAGAAGAAAAGATTAGAGAATATAAAGAGAGgattaatatttttaaaaagttaTCCAATGATAAAGaatgaaataaatgaattatttttaatatcaaataataatataaaattaaatattgatgaaaaaattaagaatattaaattattatataagcatttaatatatataaatgaaaatgagGATATAATtgattatattaaaaattcTTGTTGTCATgatatatctttatatacaaataaattctttaatgattttttttttttattgaatgatatattatctatatatattatagaCAATATAGATATCCCTCTTAATgacatattaaaaatatttgtagATTTATATGACATATATTTGAACTTtgaaaacaaaaaagaaaataataattattcatGTGAATTCttaataaatgaattaataaaaaaaatggtTCATTTTATAACCTTAAATTTTAGTAAGACTTTTTTTAAGTTTGTAATATCAGATGAGCATgtgttattatataacgctataattaattattatgaatattttattacatttatagaagaaagaaatgatatcttaaaaaatataattgaaaatataatatctaTAGTATATAATATGGAGCACAAAAATTTACGAACACATCATGGGGTGGATGTGATcaaaaggaaaaaaataaaaaataacataaacataaataatattaataataataataataatattattattaattgtgatgatgatttttattataacGACAAATCTGTTGTCGCAAGACAAACAGAGgatatatttaatgatGGGGATTCATATAATCAAACATATgaacaagaaaaaataaatcaggatgacaataaaaatatagaaacATACAACAATGTTAATAACCATAtggataataataataaacaaaatataaaaaaaaatgaatatgCATTATATGATGGTCatgatgatgatataaGAGAAGAAGAATATCATTCAAATGTGAATAGGATCGAAAAgaattataagaataaaaaatatgaatgCAACTCAGATGTGAGAGATAATTAtgtagatatattttttataaaactTTTTGTAGGGAGCATACATGTTGTTtgtaattatatagaaGGTTCTGAGATGATAATGaacataataaatgaatCATCAGATATGAACGAAAGGAATATTATTCAGGAAAGAAATGTAGACgacaatattattaatgataagaatataaattataaaaaaataacaaaaaaaaattttatatataatattatggAATCACTAAAAGTTAGTTTACAAACTTTATGTAATAGTTCCTTTTTCatttctaaaaaaaaaatatttagaaaggttttaaaagaatgttcttttataaataaaaatattattgatgaatatttaataagtataataaattatatatattttgatatgaatgtatttgaaaatataaatttaaaagtAAATCATTTTGATCGTACGAATTTTATAAcagaaaataaattattctTGTTTTTCTCAGACATacaaaatgatataaagaatattatagataagaaatataatgaacttaataataaggatatatttcattcatattttttttcttttgttctttatttttcatttatatataaacatgatacagaatttttattattatatattaatatgtataatatattatatgaaattatatataatataaaggaagaaataaaaaaaaaaaaaaaatcaaagCAATTTAAAAGTGAcgataaaaataaaacttACGATGATACAAATGACaaatatgatgataaaaataaaatatatgattatataaatgacaaatgtgataataataataattatgtatCTATACAAATGAAAGAAGATTTTTATAAGTCAAATGAAGTGTGTGAATATgtcaaaaatattataacaatatttcttaaatctttaaacatattgaataatattataaatatatatgaatcATTTGGTGCTTATCTTTTTGAAAAGACATATGCTACATACAAGTcaaaaaatgtttttaatattatatcaaaatGTATGATcgaaaaaaatgaaaatatttttaattatcCAACTAAGatagataaaaatatttgtcAATTGCATCAATACTTTTTTAAGGATACTTTTGCAAAAAAAAGTTTAAAGAATCAAGATAATAATCAAGACAATAATCAAGATAATAATCAAGACAATAATCAAGATAATAATCTAGATAATAATCAAGATAATAATCAAGATAATAATCAAGACAATAATCAAGAATATAGCAATCATATTACAGACGATCATAAgaacaaaatgaataataatgataatataactacaaataaaaaacttacagatattttttttgatttgTCATTAAACATAGAAGATATAGATACACATGAATGTGGAAAACAACTTTTAAAATCTTCTCTATgtaaattaaatgaaattaaaaatacaattgtgaagaatattattcactttatattaataccagtatatgattatataaataaatatataaatagtTTCATATGctattataaaaataatcaaataaaagatataaaagaaaatataaaagtaaataATGTAGATATAAATGAACAAGAAAATCATAAAGATCcaaatgaatatatttgttttattgTAGATACTATTTTGGTTTATATggaaatattatatgaatataaatcTGAAGATTTATTAGAACAAATTTTATTACACTTTGAAGAACATTATGTTCTTTCTATAcataatttaaaagatataaatacaCATATACTTCTACAAATACAAACAGATTTACAATAtctaataaatatttataaaaagtttaaaaataaatattataaacatttCTTAATGCTTTATATTTCCATATCCTTCTCTTTAACATGTACTAATGTTACAAACATACAAATATCTTTTcagaattatataaatgaatacATAACCACCAAATGTAATTCTACACTTTCTAATTTTAATATcaataatgatgatatattaaaagcTACATCATATGTCAAACaattaatgatataataaaaataaatgaacaaacaaaatgaataaacaagtgtatatatttttttggaTTTTCCAGGGGTTATTTAAATCGgcattttttttttcatacattaaatataaatatatatatatatatatatataatatatatcatttttaatatttttaatatttttaatttttattattatttttttttttttttttttttttttgcatattaataaaacaaacatataactttaaaaataaaaaaaaaaaaaaaaaaaataatcacacattagtttttattttattttattttattttattttttaagccttattattcttttttaatgCTTCCCATATTTAAGCGGTACCTAATAAATTAAAGGgtgtatataaaatttttttttttttaagaacaatttgttatatatgtaataaaaatattacatatatatatatatatatatatatatatatatatatataatttaatatatattattttataatttcatttttataataaaaactaatattcattttaaataaatatataaatatatatattttttaatataaatatcttTGGGAAAGTATTAATTTTCCTTTTTCctttttcattttgataatttttatttttttttttaaaatgatgaaaatatgatatattgGAAGTTACTTCTTTTGCTTGGTACTATTTTGATTTTCcttaataaaaaaaataatgtaagaaatataaaactgatagaaaaaaaaaaaaaaaatctttatgacaatcatatatatgaaatagCATGTGTAAAAACGAGAAAGAGGAAATTTCCATCGTTAtatctttttaaaaatgtaaatagatataataagataaacaaaaaaaataaaaaagaaaacaaaatattttttgatcGAAATGGTATTAATGTACCTCAGGATGTTGCCATGTTTGGAAAAACAAATGTTTATTATGTAAgagaaaatatatatgataaaaataaaaataatttaattcCTAACGAGGTGGAATCAGAATATATAGAAGAATTAAATGGTCACAATGATAACAATAGTGTGAATAATATGGATCGTGTGAATAATATGGATCGTGTGAATAATATGGATCGTGtgaataatatggatagtgtaaataatatgaatagtGTCAATAATATGAGTAGTGTCAATAATATGAGTAgtgtaaataatatgaatagtGTCAATAATATGAGTAGTGTCAATAATTTATCGGGTCAGACAGAATCTCAACATTTCAATACAAATAAATCATCAGCACCAATGTCTAGCCATAATAATACAACACCAAAAGAAGGAACACAAGAAGATAgtatttttacatatataaacaaaGATAGAGATTATGTTACTCAAGTAGGCAATTCGCCaagtataaatatttacGAAAGAACCTATCAAGCTGATAGtaaatatttgtataaaCAGTTTGAAAATGTGAATGAAGTAAATCTAcaattattaaaaaatataaaaaatgttgaTGACAAAGAAAAgttaataaataaaaaagttGTTGAAAAAGTAAAAGAAGATATCAAACGATTTCAAGAAACTGATGAAATTATGGATATTAAAGGTCGAATCGTAAAACCAAATACTGATTTAAAACATAAAGTTAAAGATGATGcaggaaaaaaaaatacaaatacACAAGATGATATggatgaagaagaaaaaaatgaagtaattaaaaagttatatatgattgaaaaaaaaacagaTAAATATCTAGAAGAAAATATCTATTTTGTTATTCAATCTTGGCTACCTGATATTAGAATTGATGATACACTTATACTAATAgataatattgaaaaaagTTATAACGAATTTGATATGTCCAAATATTATGAGCAATTTAATGAAgccaaaaaaaaagatttcTATTATGATTTACCTAATTACGAAATTCAAAATATTCcacaaaatattaatgatgaTACAGAAATAGAATGTGAACatattaattcatataataatacatataataaattaaataattataatctaaaaaaatattcatatacatatacaaCCAATGAAAATGCAGATacaaaatttaataaaaatgaacCCATGCCACCAATAGTGCTAATCAATACGAAAAAAAATCTAATGGTACAACAATGGGAATCCaaacattttaaaaatagacataaaagaaataaatcACATGAATTCACAAGAATACAAAGAGCCTTTAGACCATTTTCATATGTTGATTTAAGTGATATTAcatgtatttataaaaataattttcttcaattaaaaatgaaattatcacacagaaaatataaaaatgatatatatccttttttCATACCTATCAATAATGCTAAAGAAGAATTAATTGATTTCAATGGATACAAAAGAAGTGGAGATTATGCTTGGTCTTTTTTTTGGCACAATTTTAATTATGACAAAGATACAGATTATAACTTTTTAAACAGAAACATTAAATTGAATATAACCGAAACAAAATTTGAAGACGTTAACAAGAAAAAGGcaaagaaaataatgaaaaaaattctaCTAGAAACAAAAGGAAAGAAAAGAtaggaaaaatatatatatttcaaagGGATCccaattttttttgtcaactcaaaaatgtatatatatatatatatatatattattttgatttatatatcaaattttattttcttcttttttttataatatctCAAATGTTTTTAAGAACAATccataaatatatacatatatatatatatatatgtgctttattatggaatatataaaatttatataaacttatattatttttatatattaacattttataatttttttttttttttaagcCTACTAAAAAGTTACCTGACATGTTCATGTTACTGAgttgttttttttttttttttttttttttttttttttttttttttttaaatttttttttttttttttttataaaaaaaaaaaaaaaaaaatattaattttttctatttttttaaatNNNNNNNNNNNNNNNNNNNNNNNNNNNNNNNNNNN contains these protein-coding regions:
- a CDS encoding hypothetical protein (conserved Plasmodium protein, unknown function); translated protein: MENNIETEKDDTHEYNCQAYFKKYFGSVIKEGEDNEIIKKVTFLKDNIMIKKNELNKKINDETQIFKEKIKHLKIHSEEIVNELFDMDIINKKKQKKKKKIMNKSGKKDDKNYSFEKINNMEDDDNEKKEDRLENDFVSSSYTLIKKDENKNIEENDVHMMLYKNMDDKMNEQRYYSSDVCSDDEFFEEKELYNMKFENLLKKCIDEKKRLENIKRGLIFLKSYPMIKNEINELFLISNNNIKLNIDEKIKNIKLLYKHLIYINENEDIIDYIKNSCCHDISLYTNKFFNDFFFLLNDILSIYIIDNIDIPLNDILKIFVDLYDIYLNFENKKENNNYSCEFLINELIKKMVHFITLNFSKTFFKFVISDEHVLLYNAIINYYEYFITFIEERNDILKNIIENIISIVYNMEHKNLRTHHGVDVIKRKKIKNNININNINNNNNNIIINCDDDFYYNDKSVVARQTEDIFNDGDSYNQTYEQEKINQDDNKNIETYNNVNNHMDNNNKQNIKKNEYALYDGHDDDIREEEYHSNVNRIEKNYKNKKYECNSDVRDNYVDIFFIKLFVGSIHVVCNYIEGSEMIMNIINESSDMNERNIIQERNVDDNIINDKNINYKKITKKNFIYNIMESLKVSLQTLCNSSFFISKKKIFRKVLKECSFINKNIIDEYLISIINYIYFDMNVFENINLKVNHFDRTNFITENKLFLFFSDIQNDIKNIIDKKYNELNNKDIFHSYFFSFVLYFSFIYKHDTEFLLLYINMYNILYEIIYNIKEEIKKKKKSKQFKSDDKNKTYDDTNDKYDDKNKIYDYINDKCDNNNNYVSIQMKEDFYKSNEVCEYVKNIITIFLKSLNILNNIINIYESFGAYLFEKTYATYKSKNVFNIISKCMIEKNENIFNYPTKIDKNICQLHQYFFKDTFAKKSLKNQDNNQDNNQDNNQDNNQDNNLDNNQDNNQDNNQDNNQEYSNHITDDHKNKMNNNDNITTNKKLTDIFFDLSLNIEDIDTHECGKQLLKSSLCKLNEIKNTIVKNIIHFILIPVYDYINKYINSFICYYKNNQIKDIKENIKVNNVDINEQENHKDPNEYICFIVDTILVYMEILYEYKSEDLLEQILLHFEEHYVLSIHNLKDINTHILLQIQTDLQYLINIYKKFKNKYYKHFLMLYISISFSLTCTNVTNIQISFQNYINEYITTKCNSTLSNFNINNDDILKATSYVKQLMI
- a CDS encoding hypothetical protein (conserved Plasmodium protein, unknown function), with amino-acid sequence MIYWKLLLLLGTILIFLNKKNNVRNIKLIEKKKKNLYDNHIYEIACVKTRKRKFPSLYLFKNVNRYNKINKKNKKENKIFFDRNGINVPQDVAMFGKTNVYYVRENIYDKNKNNLIPNEVESEYIEELNGHNDNNSVNNMDRVNNMDRVNNMDRVNNMDSVNNMNSVNNMSSVNNMSSVNNMNSVNNMSSVNNLSGQTESQHFNTNKSSAPMSSHNNTTPKEGTQEDSIFTYINKDRDYVTQVGNSPSINIYERTYQADSKYLYKQFENVNEVNLQLLKNIKNVDDKEKLINKKVVEKVKEDIKRFQETDEIMDIKGRIVKPNTDLKHKVKDDAGKKNTNTQDDMDEEEKNEVIKKLYMIEKKTDKYLEENIYFVIQSWLPDIRIDDTLILIDNIEKSYNEFDMSKYYEQFNEAKKKDFYYDLPNYEIQNIPQNINDDTEIECEHINSYNNTYNKLNNYNLKKYSYTYTTNENADTKFNKNEPMPPIVLINTKKNLMVQQWESKHFKNRHKRNKSHEFTRIQRAFRPFSYVDLSDITCIYKNNFLQLKMKLSHRKYKNDIYPFFIPINNAKEELIDFNGYKRSGDYAWSFFWHNFNYDKDTDYNFLNRNIKLNITETKFEDVNKKKAKKIMKKILLETKGKKR